A region from the Streptomyces sp. 3214.6 genome encodes:
- a CDS encoding GMC family oxidoreductase encodes MTEGPGVASPAETGFDYVVVGAGAGGGPLAANLAAAGRRTLLLDAGGAPDNDTYRVPAFHADASEDPLQCWNYFVRHYADERQQQRDSKLVPDRGVLYPRAGTVGGCTAHHALITVYPYNRDWDAIAEETGDASWHSTAMRRYFERLERCTYRPRPKEPPVVPLLGPLPAGLLKVLPFVGARYRNDARHGFDGWLPTSLADPELAVQDKQLLKVILSAAEGALADFLDRPLSPLEGFGSFVDPNDWRAQTHALQGLWQIPLSTADGRRSAVRERVQAVQRSHPGSLVVRTNALAARIVLGENGAAAGVDYLDGAHAYRADPASRPDGGPPVLRRVLAAREVILAAGAFNTPQLLMLSGIGPREELHRHGIPVRVGLQGVGANLQDRYEVGVVSRMDRAFPVLGDCAFHAPRPGTEPDHCYRAWRRGEGLYTTNGAVVGVTRKSRPELDAPDLFIFGGPFDFRGYRPGYSLDLTRHQDRFTWAILKSRTHNTGGRVRLRSADPRDTPLVNFHYFDEGTDKDAVDLEAMAGAVEFVRGMNRRAGSVIAEELWPGEKAVDRDGIRRFVRDEAWGHHASCTCRMGRADDPSAVVDSEFRVRGVDRLRIVDASVFPRIPGFFVAAPIYMISEKASDVILATAREARQGAPGAAPPGAPQGVPP; translated from the coding sequence ATGACCGAGGGTCCCGGCGTGGCCTCCCCGGCCGAGACGGGCTTCGACTACGTCGTCGTCGGCGCCGGGGCGGGCGGCGGACCGCTCGCGGCCAACCTCGCCGCCGCGGGCAGGCGCACCCTGTTGCTCGACGCAGGCGGCGCCCCCGACAACGACACCTACCGGGTGCCCGCCTTCCACGCGGACGCCTCCGAGGACCCCTTGCAGTGCTGGAACTACTTCGTACGGCACTACGCCGACGAGCGGCAGCAGCAGCGCGACAGCAAACTCGTCCCGGACCGGGGCGTCCTCTACCCGCGTGCCGGGACCGTCGGCGGCTGCACCGCGCACCACGCGCTGATCACCGTCTATCCGTACAACCGCGACTGGGACGCGATCGCGGAGGAGACCGGCGACGCGAGCTGGCACAGCACGGCCATGCGCCGCTACTTCGAGCGGCTGGAACGCTGCACGTACCGGCCGCGGCCCAAGGAGCCGCCCGTCGTCCCGCTGCTGGGCCCGCTGCCGGCCGGGCTGCTGAAGGTCCTGCCCTTCGTGGGCGCCCGGTACCGCAACGACGCACGCCACGGCTTCGACGGCTGGCTGCCGACGTCCCTCGCCGATCCCGAACTTGCCGTCCAGGACAAGCAGTTGCTGAAGGTGATCCTCTCGGCCGCGGAGGGCGCGCTGGCCGACTTCCTGGATCGGCCGCTGTCCCCGCTGGAGGGGTTCGGCTCCTTCGTCGACCCCAACGACTGGCGGGCGCAGACGCATGCCCTGCAAGGGCTGTGGCAGATCCCCCTCTCCACGGCGGACGGACGGCGCAGCGCCGTACGCGAGCGGGTCCAGGCGGTGCAGCGCAGTCATCCGGGCAGCCTGGTGGTCCGGACGAACGCGCTGGCGGCCCGGATCGTGCTGGGTGAGAACGGCGCCGCGGCCGGCGTCGACTATCTGGACGGGGCGCACGCCTACCGCGCCGACCCCGCGAGCCGGCCGGACGGCGGGCCGCCGGTCCTGCGCAGGGTCCTCGCCGCCCGTGAGGTGATCCTGGCCGCGGGGGCCTTCAACACGCCCCAGCTGCTGATGCTTTCGGGCATCGGACCGCGTGAGGAACTGCACCGGCACGGCATCCCCGTACGGGTCGGCCTCCAGGGGGTCGGCGCGAATCTGCAGGACCGGTACGAGGTCGGCGTGGTCAGCCGGATGGACCGCGCGTTCCCCGTCCTCGGGGACTGTGCCTTCCACGCGCCGCGGCCCGGGACGGAACCGGACCACTGCTACCGGGCCTGGCGGCGCGGCGAGGGACTGTACACGACCAACGGCGCTGTCGTCGGCGTCACCCGCAAGTCGCGTCCGGAGCTGGACGCACCCGATCTGTTCATCTTCGGCGGCCCCTTCGACTTCCGCGGCTACCGCCCCGGCTACTCACTCGACCTGACACGCCACCAGGACCGGTTCACCTGGGCGATCCTCAAGAGCCGCACCCACAACACCGGGGGTCGGGTACGGCTGCGCTCCGCCGACCCCCGTGACACCCCGCTGGTGAACTTCCACTACTTCGACGAGGGCACGGACAAGGACGCCGTGGATCTCGAAGCCATGGCCGGCGCCGTCGAGTTCGTGCGCGGGATGAACCGCAGGGCCGGCTCCGTGATCGCCGAGGAGCTGTGGCCGGGCGAGAAGGCCGTCGACCGCGACGGCATCCGTCGTTTCGTGCGGGACGAGGCCTGGGGCCACCACGCGTCCTGCACCTGCCGGATGGGACGCGCGGACGACCCCTCGGCCGTCGTCGACAGCGAGTTCCGGGTCCGCGGAGTGGACCGGCTGCGGATCGTCGACGCCTCGGTCTTCCCCCGCATCCCCGGATTCTTCGTCGCCGCCCCCATCTACATGATCAGCGAGAAGGCGAGCGACGTGATCCTCGCAACGGCCCGAGAAGCACGGCAAGGAGCACCCGGAGCAGCACCCCCAGGAGCACCGCAAGGAGTACCGCCATGA